ctttattaaaacatataCAAAGCAAGACAAAAGAAAGCATATACAAAGCAAGACAAAAGAAAGCAAGGCAAAGTCATTAACTAATTCTAGAAAGACAAACTcattaactaattaaaaaaagttttaagaaGATTAAACTCATAAAATTAATTCCACTCACCAAGTTAAAGCATTTCAGATATGAGTTTGTTTTTTAGAGCCATTTCTTGATCAGAAAGTGTATCTGAATTCTTTGCTAGTAACCTATCAAGGAGTTTCTGGCGGGAGATGTTCTTTTTCTCCGCTAAAATGCTCTCAATCTGATCAAAGGCGGCTTCATTGACGTGCTTCTTCCGTTTGGCTGCTTTGCTAGCCTTCACACCCGGAGGCCTGACTTCTTCCTCGCCAGCTACCTCCTCTCCTGGCtccttccttttctcctttGCACCATCACGCGAGGAAGAGTGTGATCTCCATTTTTGATCAAAACGGAGCTCCCTCCAACAATGTTCAAGGGAGAACTTTGCATTGTAGTCATTAGAAAAGATGTCATGGGCCACCTTCAtgacatcattctcattttcaCCACTCGCATGCTGCTTCAAAGCAGCTTCATGACAACCCACAAACTTGCAGACTTGTTCGTTTACccttccccacctctgcttacattgACTCCACTCCCTAGGGAGGGAGCCAACGAGCAGAGGGCTTGCGTTCACATACTCCTCTATGCGCTTCCAAAAATGGTCCACCTTCTGCTCATTGCTAATGATTGGATCCTTGCTGgtgttcaaccaagcactgATCAGCACCAAGTCTTCTTTCGTGCTCCACTTCCGCCTTTCCGGAGCTTTTGCAACCTCAAAACGTCCTAAATCTATTGGGGGACAGCTATGAGAAGTAAGAAGGTTCACAAACCCGGGAGAGTTTAAGGGAAAAGGATCCATtttggttttaagttttaagttttaagtttttggtttgtgtttttcaGATGTCGATTTCCTATGTTTTTAAACTAGTTTTTGGTTTGAAAGTACAAAGAATTAAACACCTAAAATTTATTACACTTAACTACACAACTACTACTTCACAGAGACCATTCAATAAACATCAAAtcagttattaaaatttattaattactcaACTCAACCATATTAAAACATTCATTACGCAACTGCTACTCTAACCTACTACAGCAACCTAAAACATTCATTACTCAACCTACTTCAGTTCTACTTCAAGTGTGGTTAAGGAGGTTCAGCGTTACCTTTTCTCTCAGTCGAAGCAGAGCTTCTCCAAGTCCGCCACCTGCACAGACAGGTTATAAAACTGCCCAGTGAGGCTATCTACCTCCCGAGTGAGGGCTTGAACCTCTCCCTGTACAAGGAAATGACAATCAGATAGTGTTAGTAAGTGTTAAAAAATTTTAGGAAATTATAACTAAATGAAAAGCAAAAGTCCAGAACTCATGTTACCTCGAGTCTCTGAATCTTATAATTCACCTCCGGCACAAACTTGATCAGCACCTCCACCTCCTCCACACGCCTAGTGAGGCGTTCGATATGCTCCTCCATGCCAATGACCCAAGGTTGACGATAATGCAACCCATCAGCCTTGGtaacaaccaaaaaaaacaatcacattcTCGGTTAATACTCGTatcaacaaagaaacaaaatgacaaaaaatataAGGAAAACAAGCGGTGTATTACCTCGTAGTTCTTGCAGGTGAAGAACCTCTTCCCAGGAAGAGTGTCGTAGTCGTCCTTCCCACGA
The window above is part of the Brassica napus cultivar Da-Ae chromosome C8, Da-Ae, whole genome shotgun sequence genome. Proteins encoded here:
- the LOC106363606 gene encoding glutathione S-transferase T3-like → MDPFPLNSPGFVNLLTSHSCPPIDLGRFEVAKAPERRKWSTKEDLVLISAWLNTSKDPIISNEQKVDHFWKRIEEYVNASPLLVGSLPREWSQCKQRWGRVNEQVCKFVGCHEAALKQHASGENENDVMKVAHDIFSNDYNAKFSLEHCWRELRFDQKWRSHSSSRDGAKEKRKEPGEEVAGEEEVRPPGVKASKAAKRKKHVNEAAFDQIESILAEKKNISRQKLLDRSWVPGGGCVWTWMVVGLACFMYDGNVVACTSRLCHGRV